Proteins found in one Actinokineospora alba genomic segment:
- the mads2 gene encoding methylation-associated defense system DNA methyltransferase MAD2, giving the protein MQDQCLDLDIPQRPINEDEPAVSEEGPKVITVGEYEVVDYITGRPIKETPKEKVRQRVARALFHEHGIAPSDMERDYAVRVRNQDSRTSNKRADIAIFAHGAPHTEENLRRVVVCKPEPKRGKNVIKLREPAQAQKDLDELKALMGHDDRPGCVDGLWTDSVDFFFLKKKINTFGATYEFRSEWDVAPESLGSRTVASHQKLRRADPEMLKISFRRCHNYIHGNEGMPKDAAFWQFLYLLFAKMYDERVSRGTGRARFRTEMAEPFSEEEFTPLRERILALFEDVKTEYKSVFKSSDEITLSDRALSFIVSELGPYDLSATDVDAKGLAYQELVGTNLRGDRGQYFTPRGAVKLMVEILDPQEDENVLDPTCGTGGFLTETLNHFHHKWQKEEGTFGFPDTEEQQERFRDRLNEYADEHLFGADFDPFLVRATTMNIMTLANTTGNLFHMDSLAFPRGHLSGVDLARDRIPLGKVVDVLLTNPPFGADIPISDESVLGDFRDGVAKSWGRDKETGMIVVNPNAMPKSMAPEQLFIQRAIEWVKPGGRIGIVLPNGILSNPGPADEGVRRYILEQCWVLASIELPVETFIVDANVNILTTLLFLKRKTEQEIMNSRMGSEKPYPVFMAVAEKVGVDRRGNELYKREANGDIITETTVERERIEINGQDVVREFTRSRKVVDNDLPIIGQKYREFRDKYPIPGADPRDRRSPSARVVAKA; this is encoded by the coding sequence ATGCAAGACCAGTGCCTGGACCTGGACATTCCGCAACGCCCCATCAACGAGGACGAGCCCGCGGTCTCGGAGGAGGGCCCCAAGGTCATCACCGTCGGGGAGTACGAGGTAGTCGACTACATCACAGGTAGGCCCATCAAGGAGACTCCCAAGGAGAAGGTTCGCCAGAGAGTGGCCCGCGCGCTCTTCCATGAGCACGGCATCGCCCCCAGCGACATGGAGCGTGATTACGCGGTCAGGGTCCGGAACCAAGACAGCCGCACCAGCAACAAGAGGGCCGACATCGCGATCTTCGCGCACGGCGCCCCGCATACCGAGGAGAACCTGCGCCGGGTTGTGGTGTGTAAACCGGAGCCGAAGCGCGGCAAGAACGTCATCAAGCTGCGCGAGCCTGCGCAGGCTCAGAAGGACTTGGACGAGCTTAAAGCCCTGATGGGCCATGACGACCGGCCCGGTTGTGTCGACGGACTGTGGACCGACAGCGTCGACTTCTTTTTCCTGAAGAAGAAGATCAACACTTTCGGCGCGACATACGAGTTTCGCAGCGAGTGGGACGTTGCGCCAGAGAGTCTGGGTAGCCGCACGGTAGCCTCTCATCAGAAACTGCGGCGCGCGGACCCGGAGATGCTGAAGATCTCGTTTCGGCGTTGTCACAACTACATTCACGGTAATGAGGGAATGCCCAAGGATGCGGCCTTCTGGCAATTCCTCTATCTGCTCTTCGCCAAAATGTACGACGAGCGCGTAAGTCGAGGTACCGGGCGGGCTCGCTTTCGGACGGAGATGGCAGAGCCGTTCAGCGAGGAGGAGTTTACGCCGCTCAGGGAGCGGATCCTGGCGTTGTTCGAGGACGTGAAGACCGAATACAAATCGGTTTTCAAGTCGTCGGATGAGATCACGCTTTCCGATCGCGCGCTCAGTTTTATCGTTTCTGAGCTTGGACCCTACGACTTGAGTGCCACCGATGTTGATGCGAAGGGTCTCGCCTACCAGGAACTCGTTGGCACCAACCTGCGGGGTGACCGTGGGCAGTACTTCACCCCACGCGGTGCGGTCAAACTCATGGTCGAGATTCTTGATCCCCAGGAGGATGAGAACGTACTTGATCCGACGTGCGGCACCGGGGGATTTCTTACAGAGACGCTGAATCACTTTCATCACAAATGGCAAAAAGAGGAAGGGACGTTCGGCTTCCCTGACACCGAGGAACAGCAAGAGCGTTTCCGCGACCGGTTGAATGAATATGCCGACGAGCACCTGTTCGGGGCCGATTTCGATCCATTTCTGGTTCGAGCGACAACGATGAATATCATGACCCTCGCCAACACCACGGGAAATCTCTTCCATATGGACTCGTTGGCTTTCCCGCGCGGCCATCTGTCCGGCGTCGACTTGGCCAGGGACAGGATTCCGTTGGGCAAGGTGGTGGATGTGCTCCTCACCAATCCGCCATTTGGGGCCGACATCCCGATCAGTGATGAGTCGGTGCTCGGCGATTTCCGGGACGGTGTAGCCAAGTCCTGGGGGCGCGACAAGGAGACTGGCATGATCGTGGTGAACCCAAACGCGATGCCGAAGAGCATGGCTCCCGAGCAACTGTTCATCCAGCGCGCCATAGAGTGGGTCAAACCGGGTGGCCGAATCGGCATCGTCCTCCCGAACGGCATCTTGTCCAACCCTGGGCCAGCCGACGAGGGCGTGCGCCGCTACATCTTGGAGCAATGCTGGGTCTTGGCAAGTATCGAACTGCCAGTGGAGACATTTATTGTCGACGCAAATGTCAATATTCTGACCACCCTGCTGTTTCTTAAGCGGAAGACGGAGCAGGAGATCATGAACAGCCGTATGGGCTCAGAAAAGCCGTACCCGGTGTTCATGGCGGTGGCCGAGAAGGTTGGCGTCGATCGACGCGGTAACGAGTTGTACAAGCGTGAGGCAAATGGCGACATCATCACGGAGACGACCGTCGAACGTGAGCGCATCGAGATCAACGGGCAGGACGTGGTTCGGGAATTCACCCGTAGTCGCAAAGTCGTCGACAATGATCTGCCGATCATCGGGCAGAAGTATCGCGAGTTCCGTGACAAATATCCGATCCCAGGGGCGGACCCGCGTGACAGGCGATCACCTTCGGCGCGAGTGGTGGCGAAGGCGTGA
- a CDS encoding DUF2399 domain-containing protein, whose translation MAREAGEPSVLTLRQLGSDPTLGVGARRVWICENPIVLATAADELGADFTYHGDFDWGGIRIANRLTQHFHWRPWRFDTLAYNHTLGRSMGQALAGRQAVAVWDADLSPRLAEAGAADHEELLLPDLVTDLAEVHSADIRSG comes from the coding sequence TTGGCCCGCGAGGCAGGGGAGCCCAGCGTCCTGACCCTGCGCCAACTCGGCAGCGACCCGACGCTCGGTGTCGGCGCTCGGCGGGTCTGGATCTGCGAGAACCCGATCGTCCTCGCCACCGCCGCCGACGAACTGGGCGCCGACTTCACCTACCACGGCGACTTCGACTGGGGCGGAATCCGCATAGCGAACCGCCTGACCCAGCACTTCCATTGGCGCCCTTGGCGTTTCGACACGCTGGCCTACAACCACACCCTCGGGCGATCGATGGGCCAGGCATTGGCGGGCCGTCAAGCGGTCGCGGTGTGGGATGCCGACCTGTCCCCACGCTTGGCCGAGGCGGGGGCGGCAGATCATGAGGAACTCCTCCTCCCAGACCTGGTCACCGACCTCGCCGAGGTTCATTCGGCGGACATCCGATCTGGCTGA
- a CDS encoding AIPR family protein produces MSVVHVRYVRKAIEDRFTNLIDMSDKTGIPLDKRHQEFLSRGLAALAVQAEHPCSDPDASLGVFDGRDDWGLDAIAVDTRASQPRICLVQAKWSDRAKGGFGHDEVHKMLHGLDLILDLEFARFNLRFQRHVSALEQAFDLGTPKITLVLALMRTDPLNQDVRQLLEEKIAKYNQVEEMVDYKFLDLQDFHRTILGDAAAPRIEARMRLEGFGHETVPYKAIYGTMTVPNIADLFTEYRRGLFARNIRDSLDLTDVNVKIRNTLLEQPEHFWYFSNGITVLCDSIKSLGKAVPGGVAEFQLAGVSVVNGAQTVSAIHKAYTHDPDTAQRGRVLVRLISLEDCPEGFGDKVTTSTNTQNPIEDRDFKSLDPVQARLRDEFVLVLSLRYVIKRGEPRPEPEHGSSITEAAEALAAAHTEAVYAALAKRDLSELWQDDVYVEIFGSAPNVHRVWRCVLLLRAVRARLAELRDGLLSRAMAVAGYGDLLITHVIYRQLNTQGITDPDTDWNAQLSRVPALVEDALAWCLHAIDAEIGPSSHIVAAVRNTERIQRAARSAIRGMASGRSAPELNSDYQVSGAEAKGRQVDAAKTLVTARRIPDGTALEFRPVTRPERREMAEWLAEDPSRSLAIWRNSAKDQLQWQADGQWYSPSRLVRVMRKMASGKDQSVQGTLNWYVPDEGSLKDLADNVRAEKDLVADETEAPEIV; encoded by the coding sequence ATGAGCGTGGTGCATGTCAGGTATGTCCGGAAGGCGATCGAGGATCGCTTCACGAACCTGATCGACATGTCGGACAAGACGGGCATTCCGTTAGACAAGCGCCACCAGGAGTTCCTCAGCCGTGGCCTGGCGGCGCTGGCGGTCCAGGCCGAGCACCCGTGCAGCGATCCGGACGCCTCGCTTGGCGTCTTCGATGGTCGGGATGACTGGGGACTGGATGCCATCGCGGTCGACACCCGCGCCTCCCAGCCCCGGATCTGCCTGGTCCAGGCCAAGTGGAGCGATCGGGCGAAGGGTGGCTTCGGGCACGACGAGGTCCACAAGATGCTCCACGGCCTGGACCTCATCCTCGATCTCGAGTTCGCGCGGTTCAACCTCCGCTTCCAACGCCATGTGAGCGCGCTGGAACAGGCTTTCGACCTCGGCACGCCGAAGATCACTCTAGTTCTCGCGCTGATGCGAACGGATCCCCTGAACCAGGACGTTCGTCAACTCCTCGAAGAGAAGATCGCGAAGTACAACCAGGTCGAAGAGATGGTCGACTACAAGTTTCTCGACCTGCAGGACTTCCACCGCACGATCCTCGGTGACGCGGCGGCGCCGAGAATCGAAGCGAGGATGCGCCTGGAGGGTTTTGGGCACGAGACTGTGCCGTACAAGGCCATCTACGGGACGATGACCGTGCCTAATATCGCCGACCTGTTCACTGAGTATCGGCGCGGCCTTTTCGCCAGGAACATCCGAGACTCCCTGGACCTGACTGATGTCAATGTCAAGATCAGAAACACGCTGCTTGAGCAGCCAGAACACTTCTGGTACTTCAGCAACGGCATCACCGTACTCTGCGACTCGATCAAGTCGCTGGGCAAAGCGGTGCCCGGCGGGGTCGCTGAGTTTCAACTAGCCGGGGTCAGTGTGGTCAACGGGGCGCAGACGGTGAGCGCGATCCACAAGGCGTACACACATGATCCCGACACTGCCCAGCGTGGGCGGGTGCTCGTGCGTCTGATCTCTTTAGAGGATTGTCCAGAGGGCTTCGGGGACAAGGTCACCACGAGCACGAACACGCAGAATCCGATCGAGGATCGCGACTTCAAGTCGCTTGATCCCGTGCAGGCCAGACTTCGGGACGAGTTTGTCCTCGTCCTCAGCTTGCGTTACGTGATCAAGCGGGGCGAGCCTCGTCCGGAACCCGAACACGGCAGCTCGATCACGGAGGCCGCGGAGGCGCTGGCGGCCGCTCACACCGAAGCCGTGTACGCCGCTCTCGCCAAGCGCGACCTTTCCGAACTTTGGCAGGACGACGTGTACGTGGAAATCTTCGGCTCGGCTCCGAATGTTCACCGGGTGTGGCGGTGCGTGCTGTTGCTGCGCGCAGTCCGGGCACGGCTTGCCGAACTGCGCGACGGGCTCCTGTCGCGCGCGATGGCCGTCGCGGGGTACGGCGACCTGCTGATCACGCACGTCATTTACCGGCAACTCAATACCCAGGGCATCACCGATCCCGACACGGATTGGAATGCTCAACTCAGTCGCGTGCCCGCGCTGGTCGAAGACGCGCTGGCGTGGTGTCTGCACGCCATCGACGCGGAAATCGGGCCCAGCAGCCACATCGTCGCCGCGGTGCGCAACACCGAACGCATCCAACGGGCCGCACGCAGCGCGATCAGGGGCATGGCGTCAGGCCGGTCGGCTCCGGAACTCAACTCCGACTACCAGGTCTCCGGCGCCGAAGCAAAGGGTCGCCAAGTTGACGCGGCCAAGACTCTGGTCACCGCCAGGCGTATACCCGACGGGACAGCGCTTGAGTTCCGCCCCGTGACCCGGCCGGAGCGTCGGGAGATGGCGGAATGGTTGGCCGAGGACCCTTCCCGCAGCCTGGCCATCTGGCGCAACAGTGCGAAAGATCAACTCCAGTGGCAGGCGGACGGGCAGTGGTACTCGCCCAGCCGGTTGGTTCGTGTGATGCGGAAGATGGCCTCTGGAAAGGACCAGTCGGTCCAAGGAACCCTCAACTGGTATGTGCCCGATGAAGGTTCATTGAAGGACCTCGCAGACAATGTTCGAGCCGAAAAAGATCTTGTGGCCGACGAAACCGAGGCGCCGGAAATCGTGTGA
- the mads5 gene encoding methylation-associated defense system restriction endonuclease subunit S MAD5, which translates to MKLVDLSNPVTSEWLADQSFRLDPSPYLSGALEARKLLERLPNTVTLASVTRGFNGGIFNGPKFSRVYLDDNQHAVPFLGSTDMLEMDFTFLPKLSKGVATRLPYLEVQPGMTLVSCSGTIGRMAYVRPDMTGIWSSQHVMKVAPNPERISAGYLYSFLRSRYGVPMIASSAYGAIIQHIEPHHIADLPVPRFDVALEHEIHDLVEQSAELRAGFQTGLVTATEDFFKSVGLPELIDLRWHQRERDLGFEINGLTSTTLRALNFAPRARHIIERLGAWRDTATLGEICDGGTLRTGARFKRIDADPDHGVRLVGQRQAFWIRPEGRWISASQAPADIMQKDETILVAAHGTLGENEVYSRSILVTGSWLENAFSQDFVRVLSGDPDVPGAYLFAFFRSEAAFRIFRSLSVGGKQQEYHTKLMRELPIPLAVPADRDRIAETVRKAYRDRDRADVLEDQALALLTTAIEEASA; encoded by the coding sequence GTGAAACTCGTTGACTTGAGCAACCCGGTCACTTCAGAGTGGCTGGCTGATCAGAGCTTTCGCCTGGACCCATCGCCGTATTTGTCCGGGGCGTTGGAGGCGCGGAAGTTGCTTGAGAGGCTGCCGAACACTGTGACCCTGGCGAGCGTCACCCGTGGATTCAACGGCGGTATCTTCAACGGGCCGAAATTCAGCCGGGTCTATTTGGATGACAATCAGCATGCAGTGCCATTTCTTGGTAGCACGGACATGCTCGAAATGGATTTCACCTTCCTGCCCAAGTTGAGCAAGGGGGTGGCGACACGGTTGCCGTATCTGGAAGTACAGCCTGGGATGACCCTCGTCTCGTGTTCTGGGACGATCGGACGTATGGCCTACGTTCGGCCGGATATGACAGGTATTTGGTCCTCGCAGCACGTCATGAAGGTAGCCCCGAACCCGGAGCGGATCTCCGCTGGTTACCTCTACTCGTTTCTGCGGAGTCGTTACGGCGTGCCGATGATCGCGAGTTCCGCGTACGGTGCGATCATTCAGCACATTGAGCCACACCACATCGCTGACTTGCCGGTGCCGCGGTTCGATGTAGCGCTCGAGCACGAAATCCACGACCTGGTGGAGCAGAGTGCCGAGCTTCGTGCGGGCTTTCAGACAGGGCTCGTCACCGCAACTGAAGACTTCTTCAAGAGCGTTGGTCTGCCCGAACTGATCGACTTGCGCTGGCACCAACGGGAACGGGATCTAGGCTTCGAGATCAACGGCCTGACGTCCACGACGTTGCGGGCGCTTAACTTCGCCCCCCGCGCCCGCCACATCATCGAGAGGCTAGGCGCATGGCGAGACACGGCGACGCTCGGCGAGATCTGCGACGGCGGCACGCTTCGTACCGGGGCGCGGTTCAAACGCATCGATGCTGATCCAGATCATGGTGTCCGCCTAGTGGGTCAGCGCCAGGCTTTCTGGATTCGACCCGAGGGGAGGTGGATCAGCGCTTCACAGGCACCCGCCGACATCATGCAGAAGGATGAAACGATCCTGGTAGCTGCACACGGGACTTTGGGTGAAAACGAGGTATACAGCCGTTCGATCCTGGTTACCGGTTCGTGGTTGGAGAACGCGTTCAGCCAAGACTTCGTCCGCGTTCTTAGCGGCGACCCCGATGTTCCGGGTGCCTACCTGTTCGCTTTTTTTCGATCTGAGGCGGCCTTTCGGATTTTCCGCTCCCTGAGTGTAGGCGGCAAACAGCAGGAGTATCACACCAAGCTCATGCGGGAGCTGCCGATTCCACTTGCTGTGCCCGCCGATCGCGATCGGATCGCTGAAACCGTGCGTAAGGCGTATCGCGATCGTGATCGTGCTGATGTCCTTGAGGATCAGGCCCTAGCCCTTCTAACCACCGCAATTGAGGAGGCCTCGGCCTGA
- the mads6 gene encoding methylation-associated defense system protein kinase MAD6, which translates to MGARIVAVGEAVNDAERSVIAHLRDHAPDDWTVLHSLEIPDRRELFEVDLVVVTGHAVYVIDVKGTRGRIDVVGSRWHPAGRQPFKSPLPKLRGHAKRLKTLLENARPQLSRVYTVALVVLPGRDARLVDRTPDERDLKDTVTLANLMDRLSDASVVPTDRRPVDADISRHHDAIVELVGGTSQRPSGPLRFGNWQVIERLSESQRAPGIDVLDEYRAKNALFVQGSGTVRLSVRAADPYADERARTLQLRQIGIAFEALVKLPAHPHIVGVRDFFALDDDNGYVTVYDDVPGQALRLYLDGSVDPLTVDARVRTLHHILLGLAHAHGNRIVHREVSPSTVLIAQDGRALLTGFDYAKSTTGPRDYTVSTEAWTAAESAYLAPECLNDPSKMDMAADIYAVGVMGFELLTGQPPFSSATEQLHANGELPLSQLQEAGIPAELAHWLKLLCASDPRKRLTAANALRRLKLALGAAQTPRKRLTHDSPPSPPTPPSDALPASDEPEGPRDAAFYKDLRPDFQLGTKYIVRHRLGRPGSFGVAYRAYDTIRNIDRAVKLVLHDRDSPLERLRREASVLERLGGHRHPNVVAMVDADRLPHPDSYPYLVFEFVEGKDLSEVIRAGRLGPADVLRLGLDAAMGLAHIHRLGVWHCDIKPSNLLWTDDGVKLIDFGIAKTADSSEGHTHTSPRYAPPDLDEVPADGSGYADRDVYALGITLYEAITGGLYPWENVSQPPKGVPGADPRTVFSGLSDLAPGLVEILLRTIDPHRGRRFTSAEELLRALQALDGDVRVPTTPRPESDVAAEVVGTRAKADLSRSEPPNTNAYVEHLQTLYSQSRRSNRGTRGLDPNGMSVYVETALDRELIPALGEGKHALVVITGNAGDGKTAFIERFERQVMDLDMGARFGPKRHNGSDFTLNGRTFRTNHDGSQDEGDSAGDDVLEDFFAPYAGDHSKSWSDTNETRLIAINEGRLVDFLSHRRDRFPWLARLVDTGLAGGPTDNAVAVINLNARDVTVRPDSDETEPGDESILERMLDRMTDERFWESCDSCDLAQRCYALHNARTFSHPDAGPQAKRRLRRIYELTQLRGQLHVTLRDLRSGLAFALTSGRDCGEIHDLYTAGDPQPILDSFYFSSHLGTPPAAGGQSQERDRLLTLLRETDVAQTPLPQLDRRLDYVGLTADDRALITVDGRGSYDRELLASRFKQLARSAGLPAQIAEHRKYLEAARRLLYFELLDEDRAERMLPYQSALRFLGLLSSPGKAAAARDNVLFALNRGEGLAAPQRIGDALALKVRNVPQGTIRSYRVFPAAGFTLAPGEPLSSPYIESGRSELRLRYEDPDGRQGSRAELAIRLDLFEMLQRFEQGYRPGAADLQGRQLALAVFKNTLAAVPYQEILLTTHGHDLHRIRRTEDNVLHMADISGAEPVAAEEEKWR; encoded by the coding sequence ATGGGTGCCAGGATCGTTGCCGTCGGGGAGGCCGTCAACGACGCCGAGAGGAGCGTGATCGCGCATCTGCGCGATCACGCGCCGGATGATTGGACGGTCCTGCACTCGCTCGAAATTCCCGACCGCCGTGAACTTTTCGAGGTCGACCTCGTCGTGGTCACCGGGCATGCCGTGTACGTCATCGACGTCAAGGGCACTCGAGGTCGGATCGACGTAGTCGGCAGCCGATGGCACCCCGCCGGGCGGCAACCTTTCAAAAGCCCCCTGCCAAAGCTGCGCGGACACGCCAAACGGCTCAAGACTCTCCTTGAGAACGCCCGACCCCAGCTTTCCCGCGTCTACACCGTTGCTCTGGTCGTTCTTCCCGGGCGTGACGCCAGGCTTGTCGACCGCACCCCGGACGAGCGAGATCTGAAGGACACGGTGACGCTGGCGAACCTGATGGACCGCCTGTCCGACGCCAGTGTTGTACCGACCGACCGCCGCCCCGTCGATGCCGACATCTCCAGGCATCACGACGCCATCGTGGAACTCGTGGGGGGCACATCCCAGCGGCCATCCGGGCCGCTCCGCTTCGGTAACTGGCAGGTGATCGAACGGCTCAGTGAATCGCAGCGGGCGCCCGGCATCGACGTGCTCGACGAGTACCGAGCCAAGAACGCCCTGTTCGTGCAGGGTTCTGGAACTGTCCGGTTGTCCGTTCGCGCGGCCGACCCATACGCGGATGAGCGTGCGCGAACACTCCAGCTGCGGCAGATCGGCATTGCCTTCGAGGCGCTGGTCAAGCTGCCCGCGCATCCACACATCGTGGGGGTGCGAGACTTCTTCGCACTGGACGACGACAACGGCTATGTGACCGTCTACGACGATGTGCCCGGTCAGGCACTTCGTCTGTACCTCGACGGTTCGGTCGACCCACTCACCGTCGACGCCCGGGTTCGGACGCTGCATCACATCCTGCTAGGGCTCGCGCACGCGCACGGCAACCGGATCGTGCACCGGGAGGTCAGCCCATCCACAGTTCTGATCGCTCAGGACGGCCGGGCGCTGCTCACCGGATTCGACTATGCGAAGTCCACCACAGGTCCACGTGACTACACCGTGTCCACCGAGGCGTGGACAGCGGCGGAAAGCGCCTACCTGGCACCGGAATGCCTGAACGATCCGTCCAAGATGGATATGGCCGCCGACATCTATGCCGTCGGCGTCATGGGATTCGAGCTCCTCACTGGTCAGCCACCGTTCTCCTCCGCGACCGAACAGCTACATGCGAATGGGGAGTTGCCGCTCTCGCAGCTCCAGGAGGCGGGCATTCCCGCCGAACTGGCGCATTGGCTGAAGCTGCTGTGCGCATCCGATCCCAGGAAACGACTCACCGCCGCCAACGCGCTACGCCGCTTGAAGTTGGCGTTGGGAGCGGCACAGACTCCGAGAAAGCGCCTGACCCATGACAGCCCACCCTCTCCGCCCACCCCGCCAAGCGACGCGCTTCCCGCTTCTGATGAACCAGAGGGTCCACGTGACGCGGCCTTCTATAAGGACCTGCGCCCCGACTTTCAACTGGGCACCAAATACATCGTCCGCCATCGGCTCGGCAGGCCCGGCTCATTCGGCGTCGCCTACCGGGCCTACGACACGATCAGGAACATCGATCGGGCGGTCAAACTGGTTTTGCACGACCGTGACTCGCCGCTGGAGCGTCTCCGGCGCGAGGCGAGCGTGCTGGAGCGGCTAGGAGGCCACCGGCATCCCAACGTGGTGGCGATGGTTGACGCCGATCGGCTGCCGCACCCGGACTCCTATCCATATCTGGTATTCGAGTTCGTCGAAGGGAAAGACCTGAGCGAGGTCATCCGCGCGGGGCGGCTGGGCCCCGCCGATGTTCTACGCCTGGGCCTCGACGCCGCTATGGGGCTTGCTCACATTCACCGGCTGGGCGTCTGGCACTGCGACATCAAGCCAAGCAATCTGCTGTGGACCGACGACGGAGTCAAGCTCATCGACTTCGGCATCGCCAAGACCGCGGACTCGTCGGAAGGCCACACGCACACAAGCCCCCGCTATGCCCCGCCGGACTTGGACGAGGTCCCCGCCGACGGCAGCGGGTACGCAGACCGTGACGTATACGCGCTGGGCATCACCCTCTACGAGGCAATCACCGGCGGCCTGTATCCGTGGGAGAACGTTAGCCAGCCGCCCAAAGGTGTGCCTGGAGCCGACCCGCGCACAGTGTTCAGCGGCCTCAGCGATCTGGCGCCAGGTCTAGTGGAGATCCTGTTGCGGACAATCGATCCGCATCGGGGAAGGCGGTTCACCTCCGCCGAAGAATTGTTGCGAGCACTGCAGGCGCTCGACGGCGACGTCCGCGTTCCCACCACGCCGCGACCCGAGTCTGACGTCGCAGCCGAGGTTGTCGGGACCAGAGCCAAAGCGGACTTGTCGCGGTCCGAACCACCCAACACCAACGCATACGTGGAACACCTGCAGACGCTCTACAGCCAAAGCCGCCGAAGCAATCGCGGTACCCGCGGCCTCGACCCGAACGGCATGTCGGTCTACGTCGAGACCGCGCTTGACCGCGAACTCATCCCCGCATTGGGCGAGGGCAAACACGCCCTTGTAGTGATCACCGGCAACGCGGGCGACGGTAAGACCGCTTTCATCGAACGCTTCGAGCGCCAGGTCATGGACCTCGACATGGGTGCGCGGTTTGGCCCGAAACGGCACAACGGGAGCGATTTCACCCTCAACGGCCGGACCTTCCGCACCAACCACGATGGCAGCCAAGACGAAGGCGACTCGGCGGGCGACGACGTCCTGGAGGACTTCTTTGCGCCCTACGCGGGTGACCACAGCAAATCTTGGTCCGATACTAACGAGACTCGCCTGATCGCCATCAACGAAGGCAGGCTGGTGGACTTCCTAAGCCACCGCCGCGACCGCTTCCCGTGGCTTGCGCGCCTCGTCGACACAGGGCTCGCGGGTGGTCCCACCGACAATGCTGTCGCCGTGATCAATCTGAACGCGCGCGACGTGACAGTTCGCCCAGACAGTGACGAGACAGAGCCAGGCGACGAGTCGATCCTGGAGCGGATGCTCGACCGGATGACCGACGAGCGCTTCTGGGAATCCTGTGATTCCTGCGACCTGGCTCAGCGGTGCTACGCCTTGCACAACGCGCGGACCTTCAGCCATCCCGACGCGGGACCCCAGGCAAAACGGCGCCTGCGCCGAATCTATGAACTCACCCAGTTGCGTGGTCAGTTGCACGTCACTTTACGCGACCTGAGGTCCGGACTCGCCTTCGCTCTCACCTCTGGCCGCGATTGCGGAGAGATCCACGACCTGTATACCGCCGGAGACCCGCAGCCCATCCTCGACAGCTTCTACTTCTCCTCCCATTTGGGCACACCGCCCGCTGCCGGTGGTCAATCCCAGGAACGGGATCGACTTCTCACGCTGCTTCGGGAGACGGATGTAGCCCAAACTCCGCTACCGCAACTCGACCGGCGTCTCGACTATGTGGGACTGACCGCGGACGACCGCGCGCTGATCACTGTGGACGGTCGCGGTTCGTACGATCGCGAGTTGCTGGCGAGCCGGTTCAAGCAACTGGCTCGCTCGGCCGGGCTCCCCGCCCAGATCGCCGAGCATCGTAAGTACCTTGAAGCGGCGCGCAGGCTGCTGTACTTCGAGTTGCTCGACGAGGATCGCGCCGAGCGCATGCTGCCGTACCAGTCCGCGCTGCGCTTCCTCGGCCTTCTGTCGTCCCCTGGCAAAGCTGCCGCCGCACGCGACAACGTGTTGTTCGCCCTCAACAGAGGCGAGGGATTGGCCGCCCCGCAACGCATTGGTGACGCGCTGGCACTGAAGGTGCGAAACGTGCCACAGGGCACCATCCGCAGTTACCGTGTTTTCCCGGCCGCCGGATTCACCCTGGCACCAGGCGAGCCGCTGTCCTCCCCATACATCGAAAGCGGCCGCAGTGAACTCCGTCTTCGGTACGAAGATCCCGACGGTCGGCAGGGCTCGCGCGCGGAGCTGGCCATCCGCCTCGACCTTTTCGAGATGTTGCAGCGGTTTGAGCAGGGGTACCGGCCAGGCGCCGCTGACCTGCAAGGCCGGCAGCTTGCCCTCGCGGTCTTCAAGAACACACTGGCCGCCGTGCCGTACCAGGAGATCCTGCTCACCACCCACGGACACGATCTGCATCGAATTCGCCGCACCGAGGACAACGTCCTGCACATGGCCGACATCTCTGGCGCTGAGCCGGTAGCGGCCGAGGAGGAGAAGTGGCGCTGA
- a CDS encoding DUF6907 domain-containing protein: MNTTPMRIIGDGRAPTDVASLDDRQRARDTCVRCGRVPLTPAVVTLAGMELVACADEHARVCTPDLFWRSGPCPSWCSRYHSDNDHPDDRSHLSQWQGKVSLILAEGQKYYEGVPYQPDCVSLWLLQGEREREARIWCGKGETNKGVYLTPAEALELAATLTQAAAIARGEDIGERILAA, from the coding sequence ATGAACACAACGCCAATGAGGATCATCGGTGACGGACGGGCGCCGACCGATGTCGCGTCGCTTGATGACCGCCAGCGGGCCAGGGACACCTGCGTGCGGTGTGGTCGTGTGCCGCTGACGCCGGCAGTTGTGACCCTCGCCGGGATGGAACTGGTGGCCTGCGCGGACGAACACGCCCGCGTGTGCACGCCAGACCTGTTCTGGAGGTCTGGCCCCTGCCCGTCTTGGTGCTCCAGGTACCACAGCGACAATGACCACCCGGACGACCGGTCGCACCTGTCGCAGTGGCAGGGCAAGGTTTCGCTCATCCTGGCGGAGGGCCAGAAATACTACGAAGGCGTGCCGTACCAGCCCGACTGTGTCTCGCTGTGGTTGTTGCAAGGTGAACGCGAGCGTGAGGCACGGATCTGGTGCGGGAAGGGCGAAACCAATAAAGGGGTGTACCTCACGCCCGCCGAGGCGCTGGAGTTGGCGGCCACGCTGACGCAGGCGGCGGCCATTGCCCGCGGTGAGGACATCGGCGAGCGGATCCTGGCCGCGTGA